One Tolypothrix bouteillei VB521301 DNA window includes the following coding sequences:
- the nifK gene encoding nitrogenase molybdenum-iron protein subunit beta yields MPQNPEQIKDHAELFQQPEYQELFKNKREQFEGGHSDEEVERVSEWTKSWEYREKNFAREALTVNPAKGCQPLGAIFAAAGFEGTLPFVQGSQGCVAYFRTHLSRHYKEPFSAVSSSMTEDAAVFGGLNNMIEGLQVAYQLYKPKMIAVSTTCMAEVIGDDLGAFIGNAKNADAIPQDFPVPFAHTPSFVGSHITGYDNMMKGILSNLTEGKKKNTTNGKLNFVPGFDTYTGNNREIKRILGLMGIDHTILADNSDYLDSPNNGEYNMYPGGTKLEDAADSINANGTVFLQGYSTQKTQEYVKEKWGQQTKVLRPWGVKGTDEFLMTLSELTGKPIPEELEIERGRLVDAMTDSYAWIHGKKFAIYGDPDLIISVVSFLLELGAEPVHILCNNGDNEFKKEMEAILSASPFGKQATVWIQKDLWHLRSLLFTEPVDFFVGNSYGKYLWRDTKIPMVRIGYPLFDRHHLHRYPTVGYQGGLNLLNWVVNTLLDELDRNTNITGKTDISFDLIR; encoded by the coding sequence ATGCCTCAGAATCCAGAACAAATTAAAGACCACGCAGAGCTGTTCCAACAACCAGAATACCAAGAGTTATTCAAGAACAAAAGAGAACAGTTTGAAGGCGGACACAGCGACGAAGAAGTAGAACGGGTTTCTGAGTGGACAAAAAGCTGGGAGTACCGTGAAAAGAACTTTGCTCGTGAAGCGTTAACAGTTAACCCTGCAAAAGGTTGCCAACCCTTAGGAGCTATTTTTGCTGCTGCTGGTTTTGAAGGTACTTTACCTTTTGTACAAGGTTCTCAAGGTTGCGTTGCTTATTTCCGTACTCACCTCAGCCGTCATTACAAAGAGCCGTTCTCCGCCGTTTCTTCTTCTATGACAGAAGATGCTGCAGTATTCGGTGGTTTAAACAACATGATTGAAGGTTTGCAAGTTGCTTACCAACTTTACAAGCCAAAAATGATTGCTGTCAGCACCACTTGTATGGCAGAAGTTATCGGTGATGACTTGGGCGCGTTCATTGGTAATGCTAAGAATGCAGATGCAATTCCCCAGGATTTCCCCGTACCTTTTGCTCACACTCCTAGCTTCGTTGGTTCTCACATCACTGGCTACGACAACATGATGAAGGGAATTCTGTCTAATTTGACAGAAGGTAAGAAGAAAAATACCACCAACGGCAAGCTGAACTTTGTTCCTGGATTTGATACCTACACTGGTAACAACCGCGAAATCAAGCGGATTCTGGGCTTGATGGGAATTGACCATACTATCCTGGCTGATAACAGCGATTATTTGGATTCACCAAACAACGGTGAGTACAATATGTACCCAGGTGGTACCAAGCTAGAAGATGCGGCTGATTCCATTAATGCAAATGGAACCGTGTTCTTACAAGGATACTCCACTCAAAAGACACAAGAGTATGTCAAAGAAAAGTGGGGTCAACAAACCAAGGTATTGCGTCCTTGGGGCGTTAAAGGCACTGATGAATTCTTAATGACACTGTCAGAATTAACTGGTAAGCCTATCCCTGAAGAATTAGAAATCGAACGGGGACGCTTGGTAGATGCCATGACAGACTCCTATGCTTGGATTCATGGCAAGAAGTTCGCAATTTACGGCGATCCAGATTTAATCATTAGTGTAGTTAGCTTCTTGTTGGAGTTAGGTGCTGAACCAGTACACATCCTCTGCAACAATGGCGATAACGAATTCAAGAAAGAAATGGAAGCAATCCTCAGCGCTAGCCCCTTCGGTAAGCAAGCTACTGTTTGGATTCAAAAAGACTTGTGGCATCTACGCAGTCTCTTGTTCACTGAACCTGTAGACTTCTTCGTAGGTAACTCCTACGGTAAGTACCTGTGGCGCGATACCAAGATCCCAATGGTACGGATTGGTTATCCTCTCTTCGATCGCCACCACTTGCACCGCTACCCAACTGTTGGTTACCAAGGTGGTTTAAACCT